Part of the Chroogloeocystis siderophila 5.2 s.c.1 genome, ATGGCTAACCACAACCCTGGGAAAACGCGCGATCGCACGACACCTTCTTTATCCGGTTCGAGTTGTCGATATTCACCTTCAGATAACTCAAACCAATCAAGTTTATTTTCGTAGATTTGCCAGATGATATATTCTTGTACTCCATTACGACGATAAGCATTTTTCTGATCGTAAGTGCAGCAATTTCTACAATTAATTCGGGTGCGCCTTCGATGTAGTCATCGTCACTCAATTGCGCTTGTTCCCCTGCAACTGAATCGATAAACAACACTCCATCAGGCTGTGGGTTCGTTGTCTAAATCTAATCGCACTGTCGCGTTATCTCCTAACCTTACTCCTGGTGTAGCAATACGGTATGTCCACATCCAACCAATGAGATGACTATGAGGTTCAGCATGGTTTGTAAAACGCAACGGTGACGATGCACGATGCGCGGTTGAGTTTTGGCAGGACTCCAAATTCCAGTCAGCT contains:
- a CDS encoding Uma2 family endonuclease → MNCRNCCTYDQKNAYRRNGVQEYIIWQIYENKLDWFELSEGEYRQLEPDKEGVVRSRVFPGLWLAITALLEGKMTQVLAVSQQRLNSPEYTELAQQLALSG